The Mucilaginibacter mallensis genome has a segment encoding these proteins:
- a CDS encoding ankyrin repeat domain-containing protein, with protein sequence MSLEKLEEYITTGDVIGLNVLLTQNPKLAKGTTSHQVSPLMLSCYYKKPEVTSLLLKYVDDITLFEAAAAGKFDVVAHLVFTYPDAIDFFADDGFTPLGLACYFGQHEIARYLVLKGANVNQPSNNGFNVFPIHSAAAGNYTDIAKLLIENGANVNVRQQAGSTPLHSAAQNGNLNLLILLLENGADVNVRMEGGKLPADLAREKGFKEIAEILE encoded by the coding sequence ATGAGCCTGGAAAAACTTGAAGAATACATAACCACCGGGGATGTTATCGGCTTGAATGTGTTGCTTACACAGAACCCCAAACTGGCGAAAGGCACTACCAGTCACCAGGTTTCGCCGCTTATGCTGTCATGCTATTATAAAAAGCCTGAAGTTACCAGCCTGCTGTTAAAATACGTAGATGATATCACCTTATTTGAGGCCGCCGCGGCAGGTAAATTTGATGTGGTTGCCCATTTGGTTTTTACTTATCCCGATGCGATTGATTTTTTTGCTGATGATGGCTTTACCCCGCTGGGATTAGCCTGTTATTTTGGTCAGCATGAAATTGCGCGCTACCTGGTATTAAAAGGTGCAAATGTAAACCAGCCATCAAATAACGGATTTAACGTTTTCCCGATACACTCCGCCGCTGCGGGTAATTATACAGATATTGCTAAACTTTTGATAGAGAACGGGGCAAACGTAAATGTGCGCCAGCAAGCCGGATCAACCCCATTGCACTCGGCCGCACAAAATGGTAACCTTAATCTGCTTATACTTTTGCTTGAAAATGGTGCCGATGTAAACGTTCGGATGGAAGGCGGTAAACTGCCCGCCGATTTGGCGAGGGAAAAAGGTTTTAAGGAGATTGCGGAGATATTGGAATAG
- a CDS encoding FtsK/SpoIIIE family DNA translocase: MPVKGNQFKSNTLKEDNQSRQSNKSEKEKPPMSAKLKGLSSFDWNDGRVIKIVGLFFLIMSIFFLVAFTSYLFTWQQDQSYVSLANGGWHNLFKTTQELTDNGIKNPVVENWLGKFGALLSNQFIFEWFGVASFIFVFIFFVIGYRLLFKVRLFSISKSLAYAFFSIIFCSVAIGFVHAFVIDYPHYFEGEFGFWTNRLLDAQIGQTGTLGLLIFAGLSALIIAYNIDFKLPQRKEKLARAVEVTEVAPIPVELDEDEEISPPLEWQPRGANVPNTPNPANTAKAELLKQEPLKQETVLQAPVFHEPIVLTPEVNTFRHEPEVENEIPLTLEVERPTPILSIEQTDDDKAKELVNQFGAYDPKLDLASYKYPTIDLLENYGSHKIQVNTEELEANKNKIITTLNHYNIEIDKIKATIGPTVTLYEIIPAPGVRISKIKNLEDDIALSLSALGIRIIAPMPGKGTIGIEVPNQNPEMVSMRSILETEKWQTNTMDLPIALGKTISNEVFIADLAKMPHLLVAGATGQGKSVGINAILVSLLYKKHPSELKFVLVDPKKVELTLFRKIERHFLAKLPDEADAIITDTKKVVNTLNSLCIEMDQRYDLLKDAQVRNLKEYNHKYVNRKISDPEKHRYLPFIVLVIDEFADLMMTAGKEVEMPIARIAQLARAVGIHLVIATQRPSVNVITGTIKANFPARLAFRVLSKIDSRTILDAGGADQLIGRGDMLLSTGSDLIRLQCAFVDTPEVERISDYIGNQRGYPSAMMLPEYVGEGEASSSSKEYDADNRDPMFEDAARLIVMHQQGSTSLIQRKMKLGYNRAGRIIDQLEAAGIVGPFEGSKAREVLYPDEYSLERYLETLDKPKD; this comes from the coding sequence ATGCCGGTAAAAGGAAATCAGTTTAAATCAAATACTTTAAAAGAAGACAATCAATCCCGCCAAAGCAATAAGAGCGAGAAGGAAAAGCCTCCAATGTCTGCAAAATTGAAGGGGCTCTCCTCTTTTGATTGGAATGATGGCCGCGTGATTAAGATCGTGGGTTTGTTTTTCCTCATCATGTCTATCTTTTTCCTGGTGGCATTTACCTCCTACCTGTTCACCTGGCAGCAGGATCAAAGCTATGTTTCGCTTGCAAATGGCGGCTGGCATAACCTGTTCAAAACCACGCAGGAGCTTACCGATAACGGCATCAAAAACCCCGTTGTTGAAAATTGGCTGGGTAAATTTGGCGCGCTGTTATCAAACCAGTTCATATTTGAGTGGTTTGGCGTAGCCTCCTTCATATTCGTGTTTATATTTTTTGTGATCGGTTACCGCCTGCTGTTTAAAGTAAGGCTGTTCTCCATTAGCAAATCACTGGCTTATGCTTTTTTCAGCATCATATTTTGTTCGGTAGCCATAGGTTTTGTACATGCTTTTGTTATAGATTACCCGCATTATTTTGAGGGTGAATTTGGTTTCTGGACCAATCGTCTGCTTGATGCGCAGATAGGGCAGACCGGTACCTTAGGCTTACTCATATTTGCAGGTTTATCCGCACTTATCATAGCCTATAATATTGATTTTAAACTGCCGCAGCGCAAGGAAAAACTGGCAAGAGCCGTTGAAGTAACCGAAGTAGCCCCCATACCGGTTGAACTTGATGAGGATGAAGAAATATCACCCCCGCTTGAATGGCAGCCGCGCGGAGCCAATGTGCCTAATACACCCAATCCGGCAAATACAGCAAAAGCAGAATTATTAAAGCAGGAACCGTTGAAACAGGAAACCGTTTTGCAGGCCCCTGTTTTTCATGAACCAATAGTATTAACGCCCGAAGTAAACACTTTTAGGCACGAGCCTGAGGTGGAAAATGAGATACCGCTAACCCTTGAGGTTGAGCGCCCTACTCCAATTTTGAGCATTGAACAAACTGACGACGACAAGGCTAAGGAACTCGTAAATCAATTCGGTGCTTATGATCCAAAGCTTGACCTGGCATCCTATAAATACCCAACAATTGATCTGTTAGAGAATTACGGCTCCCATAAAATACAGGTAAATACTGAGGAACTGGAGGCCAACAAAAACAAGATCATTACCACGCTTAACCATTATAATATTGAAATTGATAAGATAAAAGCTACCATTGGCCCAACGGTTACACTGTATGAAATTATTCCTGCACCGGGTGTGCGTATTTCCAAGATCAAAAACCTGGAAGATGATATTGCTTTGAGCCTTTCTGCCCTGGGTATCCGTATCATAGCACCGATGCCGGGCAAGGGTACCATTGGTATCGAGGTGCCGAACCAGAACCCTGAGATGGTTTCCATGCGTTCTATCCTCGAAACTGAAAAATGGCAGACCAATACCATGGACCTGCCTATCGCTTTAGGTAAAACCATATCAAACGAAGTATTTATTGCCGATCTGGCCAAGATGCCCCACTTATTGGTTGCAGGTGCTACAGGGCAGGGTAAATCTGTTGGTATCAATGCCATATTAGTTTCGCTGCTGTATAAAAAACATCCGTCGGAATTGAAATTCGTTTTGGTCGACCCTAAAAAGGTGGAGCTTACGCTGTTCCGCAAAATAGAGCGCCACTTCCTGGCAAAATTGCCTGATGAGGCTGATGCCATTATCACCGATACCAAAAAAGTGGTAAATACGCTGAACTCGCTATGTATCGAAATGGACCAGCGTTATGATCTGCTTAAAGACGCACAGGTACGTAACCTAAAAGAATATAACCACAAATACGTCAACCGTAAAATAAGCGACCCGGAGAAACACCGTTACCTGCCATTCATCGTACTGGTAATTGATGAGTTTGCCGACTTGATGATGACGGCCGGTAAAGAAGTGGAAATGCCGATTGCCCGTATAGCGCAATTAGCCCGTGCGGTGGGTATACACTTGGTTATCGCTACGCAAAGGCCATCGGTTAACGTAATTACGGGTACTATTAAGGCCAACTTCCCGGCAAGGCTTGCTTTCAGGGTATTATCAAAGATAGATTCACGTACCATATTGGATGCCGGCGGTGCCGATCAGCTGATTGGACGTGGTGATATGCTGCTCTCAACCGGCAGCGACCTGATACGCCTGCAATGCGCATTTGTGGATACGCCTGAAGTTGAACGAATCTCTGACTATATAGGTAACCAGCGTGGCTATCCATCAGCCATGATGCTGCCTGAGTATGTAGGCGAAGGCGAGGCCAGCAGCAGTTCAAAAGAATATGATGCCGATAACCGCGACCCGATGTTTGAAGATGCCGCCCGACTTATTGTAATGCACCAGCAGGGCTCAACCTCACTTATTCAGCGTAAAATGAAACTGGGCTATAACCGCGCAGGCCGTATTATTGACCAGTTGGAAGCCGCAGGCATAGTTGGCCCGTTTGAAGGCAGCAAAGCACGTGAGGTTTTATATCCGGATGAGTATAGCTTAGAACGATATTTGGAAACTTTAGATAAACCGAAAGATTAA
- a CDS encoding M1 family metallopeptidase — protein MILHFKRLLPAAALLVALNTSAQTKLYVPVNLQATYTKGTRTVTGEPGKNYWQNRADYNIKVDFNPQTRLLNGTVDIDYINNSPDTLKQIYFKLYPNLYKKGVSRVSEVKAEDQSDGVQIKNLSINQQNQDPNQWRIDGTNMMVKIPALLPSQHIKFSINYSYILNKGSHIRTGQVDSGAFFIAYFFPRVAVYDDIDGWNKYPYRGSEEFYNDFCHFNAEITVPGDYEVWATGSLKNAAEVYNPKIIERLSAAGKSDNVTDMITEADQKAGDITTKGTSHTWKFEADTVTDLVFATSNHYIWKASSLVVDPTTHRRTRVDAVFNPDHKDYLPVVNHARKTVEAMSYTFPKWPYPYPHETVFDGLDQMEYPMMVNDNPLEKEVDEIELTDHEIFHTMFPFYMGTNETKYGWMDEGWATIGEWTISPIIDNKIFDDYGIEAVEKSAGIEEDAPIMTLTPGLTGIAGFTDSYPKPGMGYLFVKDMLGDELFTKALHYYIAQWHGKHPMPYDFFNCMNTGAGINMNWFWKAWFFDNGVPDQGITSVTSKQNNYTVTITNIGTKPVPVDLTIYHKDGSTKVIHQSVAVWKNGNKTYLVKFNDAKPVAKFVLGAGYDPDVNKKDNVWVVK, from the coding sequence TTGATACTACATTTTAAAAGACTGCTACCCGCAGCTGCGCTGTTAGTAGCTTTAAACACATCAGCCCAAACTAAACTATATGTTCCTGTAAACCTACAGGCCACTTATACCAAAGGCACCAGAACAGTTACCGGCGAACCCGGCAAAAACTACTGGCAAAACAGGGCCGACTATAACATAAAGGTTGATTTTAATCCTCAAACACGTCTATTAAACGGCACGGTGGATATTGATTATATCAATAATAGTCCGGATACTTTAAAACAGATCTACTTTAAGCTTTATCCTAACCTGTATAAAAAAGGAGTTAGCCGTGTATCTGAAGTAAAAGCGGAAGACCAATCTGACGGTGTACAAATCAAAAACCTGAGCATTAACCAGCAAAATCAGGATCCCAATCAATGGCGGATCGACGGCACTAATATGATGGTGAAGATCCCGGCATTGCTGCCATCTCAACACATCAAATTCAGCATTAATTATTCTTACATACTTAATAAAGGCTCGCACATACGTACCGGTCAGGTTGATTCGGGCGCGTTTTTTATCGCTTACTTCTTCCCACGTGTGGCTGTTTATGATGATATTGATGGCTGGAACAAATATCCATATCGCGGATCGGAAGAGTTTTATAATGACTTTTGTCACTTTAATGCCGAGATAACTGTACCTGGTGATTACGAAGTTTGGGCCACCGGCAGCCTTAAAAATGCAGCAGAGGTTTATAACCCTAAAATTATTGAGCGCTTATCCGCCGCAGGCAAAAGTGATAACGTAACCGATATGATCACCGAAGCAGATCAAAAAGCTGGCGATATCACCACAAAAGGCACCAGCCATACCTGGAAATTTGAAGCCGACACCGTTACCGATCTTGTATTTGCAACCAGCAACCATTATATATGGAAAGCGAGCAGTTTAGTGGTTGACCCAACAACACATAGACGCACCCGAGTGGACGCGGTATTTAACCCCGACCATAAAGATTATCTGCCCGTGGTTAACCATGCCCGCAAAACCGTGGAAGCCATGAGCTACACCTTCCCGAAATGGCCGTACCCTTACCCGCATGAAACCGTTTTCGATGGCCTCGACCAGATGGAGTACCCGATGATGGTAAATGATAACCCGCTTGAAAAAGAAGTGGATGAGATAGAACTGACCGACCATGAGATCTTCCATACCATGTTCCCTTTTTATATGGGCACTAATGAAACCAAATACGGCTGGATGGACGAAGGCTGGGCAACCATTGGCGAATGGACCATCAGCCCTATAATAGATAACAAGATATTTGACGACTACGGTATTGAGGCTGTTGAAAAAAGCGCAGGTATTGAGGAAGACGCACCAATTATGACGCTTACTCCCGGCTTAACCGGTATAGCCGGTTTTACTGATAGCTACCCGAAACCGGGCATGGGTTACCTGTTTGTAAAAGATATGCTGGGCGATGAGCTATTTACCAAGGCACTGCATTATTATATTGCACAATGGCACGGCAAACACCCCATGCCTTACGACTTTTTCAATTGCATGAACACCGGCGCAGGCATCAACATGAACTGGTTCTGGAAAGCCTGGTTCTTTGACAATGGCGTACCGGATCAGGGTATAACCAGCGTTACCAGTAAGCAAAATAACTATACGGTAACCATCACCAACATAGGTACCAAACCGGTGCCTGTCGACTTAACCATTTATCACAAAGATGGCAGCACCAAAGTAATACACCAAAGTGTAGCGGTTTGGAAAAATGGTAACAAAACCTACCTGGTAAAATTCAACGATGCAAAACCTGTCGCCAAATTTGTATTAGGTGCGGGTTATGATCCGGATGTGAACAAGAAGGATAATGTTTGGGTAGTGAAATAA